In Kwoniella pini CBS 10737 chromosome 4, complete sequence, one DNA window encodes the following:
- a CDS encoding dethiobiotin synthase, with the protein MPLLFPNFRIHQVFGANTDVGKTLLTTALVRATASKYALSAKGKGKEVEDQKSVFYLKPVSTGPDEESDVSYLQRHTKPYSHLIDTHNLYQYREPMSPHLAAKLAPDLPFPKTNDELVRGIENYATDCVKRLDGREGALFVETAGGVHSPALHPPHTQSTFLRSLRLPSILIASPHLGGISTTLSSYESLIMRGYSISAVLCLYDSYYRNDDFLEGYFKDRGVGYWTIKPPPKKYGTLAEDALRLSQWYSEVESLGVGEQGEGGVKDATEWLDIEHSNRIKELNGMPDRTLKSVWWPFTQHGIINKKEDVMVVDSAFGDNFDAYYTKPPSAVTPAVDEGAVIPKEEESLLNSYFDGSASWFTQSHGHANEELTLAAATAAGRYGHVLFPSGTHEPALKLAEKLKQTVGKGWAERVFYSDNGSTGIEVALKMALRAAGRRYGYDGEMGGDYGVIGFRGGYHGDTIGSMDASEQSTFNKAVDWYKGRGHWFSPPMVQFINGKPTVSTTGPDEWEVLPDSVASKAEIISDGWRVSFDDLQDIYSVQDRLSTPLADYYRSHIRSNLEKAVKEGKKFGALILEPTCLGAGGMVFVDPLFQNCLIQVVRASSDLFGGKSWKGKKYKEDLEEVRNGWREKRKWRGIPVIYDEVFSGLHRFGYLSAASILKETPDIAVYAKILTGGLLPLSTTLASTSIFNTFLSNKKIDALLHGHSYTANPIGCSVALKSIEILEKQNWEKEKKMWNLEGNNSTIKRWSFWNPNLIKNLSEMKIVKGCMAMGTVLAIELKVNEQSGYSSNFGLEFLNNLKKRIIISPNNSFSPFQIHGRPLGNVIYIMTSSFTKPEILRAMEKTILDELKKI; encoded by the exons ATGCCCCTCCTGTTCCCCAATTTCCGAATACATCAAGTTTTCGGAG CCAATACTGATGTAGGTAAAACTTTACTCACCACTGCGTTAGTTCGTGCGACAGCTTCGAAATATGCTTTATCAGCCAAAGGGAAAGGCAAGGAAGTTGAGGATCAGAAAAGTGTTTTCTATCTGAAACCCGTTTCAACTGGaccagatgaagaatccGACGTTAG CTATTTACAAAGGCACACCAAGCCGTACTCCCATCTAATAGATACCCACAACCTGTATCAATATAGAGAACCTATGTCCCCTCATTTAGCTGCTAAACTTGCTCCAGATCTA CCGTTTCCTAAGACCAATGATGAGCTGGTACGAGGTATAGAAAATTACGCTACTGATTGTGTCAAGCGATTAGATGGTAGGGAAGGAGCTTTGTTCGTGGAAACAGCAGGAG GTGTTCATTCTCCGGCATTACATCCCCCTCATACTCAATCGACATTCCTTCGTTCCCTCAGATTACCATCTATCCTCATAGCTTCTCCTCACTTAGGCGGAATTTCAACAACCCTATCATCATACGAATCCCTAATCATGCGTGGATATTCCATATCAGCAGTGTTATGTCTATACGACTCTTATTATCGGAATGATGATTTCCTAGAAGGATATTTCAAAGATAGAGGAGTAGGATATTGGACTATAAAACCTCCTCCAAAAAAATATGGTACTTTAGCAGAAGATGCTCTGAGATTATCTCAATGGTATTCAGAAGTTGAAAGCCTTGGTGTTGGAGAacaaggtgaaggaggtgTAAAAGATGCTACGGAATGGTTAGATATCGAACACTCAAATCGTATAAAGGAATTAAACGGAATGCCAGATAGAACACTTAAATCTGTTTGGTGGCCTTTCACTCAACATGGTATA ATAaataagaaagaagatgtaaTGGTCGTGGATTCCGCATTTGGGGATAATTTCGATGCGTATTATACCAAACCTCCCTCGGCCGTCACGCCCGCTGTAGATGAGGGAGCTGTAATAccgaaagaagaagagagtTTGTTGAATTCATATTTCGACGGATCAGCAAGTTGGTTCAC ACAATCTCACGGACACGCAAATGAGGAATTGACTTTAGCAGCGGCCACCGCAGCAGGGAGATATGGACATGTCTTATTTCCCTCAGGTACACATGAGCCAGCTTTAAAGCTTGCTGAGAAGCTCAAGCAGACGGTAGGAAAAGGCTGGGCGGAAAGAGTGTTTTATTCGGATAATGGAAGTACAGGTATTGAAGTAGCTTTGAAAATGGCTTTAAGAGCTGCTGGACGGAGATATGGATACGATGGCGAAATGGGAGGGGATTACGGTGTTATTGGTTTTCGAGGGGGATATCATGGTGACACT ATCGGAAGTATGGACGCTTCTGAAcaatccaccttcaacaaGGCTGTAGACTG GTATAAAGGTAGAGGACATTGGTTCTCTCCACCAATGGTACAATTCATCAACGGTAAACCGACAGTCTCAACAACGGGACCAGATGAATGGGAAGTCCTACCTGACTCCGTAGCGTCGAAGGCTGAAATCATCTCGGATGGTTGGAGAGTTTCATTCGATGATCTTCAGGACATTTATTCGGTTCAAGATAGATTATCAACTCCATTAGCTGATTATTATCGATCTCATATACGATCAAATCTTGAAAAAGCTgttaaagaaggaaagaaattTGGAGCTTTGATTCTTGAACCTACGTGTTTAGGAGCAGGCGGTATGGTTTTTGTGGATCCTTTATTCCAAAATTGTTTAATACAAGTAGTGAGGGCAAGTAGTGATTTATTTGGAGGAAAGTCTTGGAAGGGTAAGAAATATAAAGaggatttagaagaagttaGGAATGGTTGGagagaaaagaggaaatggAGAGGTATTCCTGTAATATACGATGAAG tATTCTCAGGATTACATAGATTTGGATATTTATCAGcagcttcaattttaaaagaaacTCCAGATATTGCAGTATATGCAAAAATTTTAACAGGAGGTTTATTACCACTTTCAACAACTTTagcatcaacttcaatatTTAACACTTTTTTATCTAACAAAAAAATTGATGCTTTATTACATGGACATTCATATACTGCAAATCCAATTGGATGTTCAGTAgctttaaaatcaattgaaattttagaaaaacaaaattgggaaaaagaaaaaaaaatgtgGAATTTAGAAGgtaataattcaacaataaaAAGATGGTCATTTTGGaatccaaatttaattaaaaatttaagtgaaatgaaaattgtTAAAGGTTGTATGGCAATGGGTACTGTTCTtgcaattgaattaaaagttaATGAACAAAGcg GTtattcatctaattttgGATTagaatttttaaataatttaaaaaaaagaataattatttcacctaataattcatttagtccttttcaaattcatgGTAGACCTTTAGGAAATGTAATTTATATTATGACTAGTAGTTTTACTAAACCTGAAATTTTAAGAGCTATggaaaaaacaattttagatgaattaaaaaaaatatga